Within Haematobia irritans isolate KBUSLIRL chromosome 2, ASM5000362v1, whole genome shotgun sequence, the genomic segment CGATAAAAAGACAATTTGACTTCGATTGGTTTTCACTGCCttgaatgacatttttacaCGTCGGTCCGACTCAACAATCAGACTTGTTTCTCCTCGTTTTGAGGTGGAGGTTGTATAAATTCGTGTACAATTGCGATATCACACAGATGTACCGCCATATATATGTTGACCCGTCCTAGACATTTCTGCATTGAATACAGTTAAGATATTCTCTGCAAATATTATTCGGAACTTTTAGTTACAGACAGTGACTTGGACAACTTTGGCATTTGGCTGACGACACGGAGAATGGGTTTCCTCTTTATGTACAAGTCCTACGGAAGTGCATGTACGCTGACGACGTATTGACGGGGTACCATAATTTGAATAATGCGTCTGGTTCAAGGGGCAATATACACCATAATTCTGAGCTGTCTTCTCACATAGAGCGCGACGCTATTTTACCACTActggttttgacaatgggattatGTGGAATGCTTTACAGGTCACGCCTTGATGATAACCCAcggttatatttacaaaactgtCTGCTTTTCTACGAAAGCGGTAACTTTACATGCTACTTTTGATTTGTCCACGACATTCTCGACGAGTACTATTACTCCCCACTACGTGGAAATTATGTCGTCTTCGCGATGTTCATCCGGGTACTAACGGTCGTCGTTTGTTCAAATGGATTACATCCTTGTCTTTTAGGGAGTTAACATAGGTCTATCTGTCGCGTTATGCTCGCGTCCTCCCTAGTTTTTGTTACGTGAAAAATCTTTGGGTTGATGGCCGCGTTCGAATCGCGATAGATCGGGCAACATACAAGTTGTAAGGCGACCTAGGGTTTCTGGTCACCCTGACCATTTTGTTAATTTGGTTTTTCGTTCCGTCATCgaaatctttctatattttcatagaTAGAAAACATAGCAAAGATGGCTGCTACCCTTCCAGAGTCTGAGGACGACGTCCCCATGTTGGATGAGGAACGGGAGATTAATTCTAGCATCGCACCCCTTGCCGATGAACATACCATCAGTACGACTACTGATTCTGCCATTCTGGCCGACAATGTTGCAACAGCAACCAATAAAAAACCGTTGACGACGGCTTCTGGGGTTCCTCCAGGAGAATTGTTTGTGGCTTCGCCACCCCATATCACACTTGGGTGTAAGGTAGTCTTCAACTGCCTTCTGACTTTACGAGTCCTCGACACCCGGctcttccgagtcaaatttttttaaaaatttttaataacaacgATCGGGCTTGACGAGCACATTTGTAACGCGTGCTTAACGAGCACATTTGTAAATaatatgttttggaaaaaatgaaacaCGAATTGGAAACcataacaagagaaaaaaagaattgaactaaaataaaatgctcctttttttttattaacggaAATGTACATTCTGTATATTTTCACTATTTCATTATTGaacatgtaaatattatttaact encodes:
- the LOC142225589 gene encoding uncharacterized protein LOC142225589: MAATLPESEDDVPMLDEEREINSSIAPLADEHTISTTTDSAILADNVATATNKKPLTTASGVPPGELFVASPPHITLGCKVVFNCLLTLRVLDTRLFRVKFF